A single window of Candidatus Bathyarchaeota archaeon DNA harbors:
- a CDS encoding CooT family nickel-binding protein: MCEFTVFLNKEIVCRDVVYAKTEGKKVLLKDVLCVAKTMENCRIVEIDVSSERLILASE; this comes from the coding sequence ATGTGTGAATTTACAGTGTTTCTTAACAAAGAAATCGTTTGCAGAGATGTGGTCTACGCGAAGACCGAGGGAAAAAAGGTGTTGCTGAAAGACGTTTTATGTGTCGCTAAAACGATGGAAAACTGTAGAATTGTTGAGATTGATGTGAGTTCGGAACGATTAATTCTTGCTTCAGAATAG